In Rana temporaria chromosome 3, aRanTem1.1, whole genome shotgun sequence, a single window of DNA contains:
- the LOC120932879 gene encoding E3 ubiquitin/ISG15 ligase TRIM25-like isoform X2 has translation MASADVRKELLDCSVCLNIYTDPVTLRCGHNFCRVCIDQVLDTQEGSGVYSCPECRGESVERPVLIRNITLCNIVESFLFPQPTQDETGVFCTYCVDSPVLAVKSCLMCEASLCNKHLRVHSKAPEHVMTEPTTSLENKKCSVHKKVLEYFCIKDSVCVCVSCRLDGEHQGHQVEILDEASEKKKKRLRNVLQELITKREETERRVRSLQQHRDKIPGKSAHVKEVVSALVRDIIGQLGDLERRVLSEISRQEEQISLSFSDLLQHLKSKTDEMSRRIHRIEEMCNITDPLTLLQDSDGVDFCKTKGDDEDIETHKKLLHSDGELDVTAISQTLHTLSDIVRRVNRGIYVQESADILLDVNTAGNCLQISGDLKTASYSKNQKHPETAERFQHSQCITVIYKRTVSWDPAPSSALGVVQCITRCEFLVNTESGYISSGRCVFFGEMVALPAYSPKFNITRSYFFLLGFPRRR, from the exons ATGGCGTCTGCAGATGTGagaaaggagctgctggattgttctgtctgtctgaacatttatacGGATCCTGTAACCCTGAGATGtggacacaacttctgccgggtctgtatTGATCAGGTATTGGATACACAGGAAGGATCTGGAGtttattcctgtcctgaatgccGAGGAGAGTCTGTGGAGAGGCCTGTACTGATAAGGAACATAACTCTGTGTAACATTGTGGAGAGTTTCCTCTTTCCTCAGCCAACTCAGGATGAGACTGGAGTCTTCTGTACTTACTGTGTGGACTCTCCTGTACTGGCTGTTAAATCCTGTCTGATGTGTGAAGCTTCTTTATGTAATAAACACCTGAGAGTCCACAGCAAGGCACCTGAACATGTCATGACTGAACCCACCACCTCCCTGGAAAATAAAAAGTGCTCTGTCCATAAGAAGGTCCTGGAGTATTTCTGCATAAAGgactctgtctgtgtctgtgtgtcctGTAGGTTAGATGGAGAACATCAGGGACATCAGGTGGAGATACTGGATGAGGCctctgagaagaagaagaaaagactgAGAAATGTTCTGCAGGAGCTTATCACCAAGAGAGAGGAGACTGAGAGAAGAGTCCGGAGTCTACAGCAACACAGGGACAAGATACCAGGAAAATCAGCTCATGTAAAAGAAGTGGTCTCTGCCCTGGTCAGAGATATCATAGGACAGCTGGGAGACCTGGAAAGGAGGGTCCTGAGTGAGATCTCCAGGCAAGAAGAACAAATATCATTGTCATTTTCGGACCTTCTCCAGCACCTGAAATCAAAGACAGATGAAATGTCCAGGAGGATCCATCGCATTGAGGAGATGTGTAACATTACTGATCCACTGACTCTCTTACAGGATTCAGATGGAGTTGACTTTTGTAAAACCAAGGGAGATGATGAAGACATAGAGACACATAAAAAACTGCTCCACAGTGATGGTGAACTAGATGTGACTGCAATCTCACAGACATTACACACATTATCTGACATTGTAAGAAGGGTAAATAGAGGCATCTATGTTCAGGAAtctgcagacatattactggatgtaAACACGGCTGGTAATTGTCTACAGATATCAGGTGACTTGAAAACAGCATCCTACTCAAAGAACCAGAAACACCCAGAAACAGCAGAGAGATTTCAGCATTCTCAG TGTATAACAGTGATTTACAAGAGGACAGTTTCCTGGGATCCTGCTCCTTCCTCTGCTTTGGGAGTAGTCCAGTGTATCACAAGATGTGAGTTCCTTGTAAACACCGAAAGTGGTTATATATCATCAGGCCGCTGTGTGTTCTTCGGAGAGATGGTAGCACTTCCAGCATACTCACCCAAGTTTAATATAACCAGATCATATTTCTTCCTCCTAGGATTCCCCCGGAGGAGATGA
- the LOC120932879 gene encoding E3 ubiquitin-protein ligase TRIM39-like isoform X1, which yields MASADVRKELLDCSVCLNIYTDPVTLRCGHNFCRVCIDQVLDTQEGSGVYSCPECRGESVERPVLIRNITLCNIVESFLFPQPTQDETGVFCTYCVDSPVLAVKSCLMCEASLCNKHLRVHSKAPEHVMTEPTTSLENKKCSVHKKVLEYFCIKDSVCVCVSCRLDGEHQGHQVEILDEASEKKKKRLRNVLQELITKREETERRVRSLQQHRDKIPGKSAHVKEVVSALVRDIIGQLGDLERRVLSEISRQEEQISLSFSDLLQHLKSKTDEMSRRIHRIEEMCNITDPLTLLQDSDGVDFCKTKGDDEDIETHKKLLHSDGELDVTAISQTLHTLSDIVRRVNRGIYVQESADILLDVNTAGNCLQISGDLKTASYSKNQKHPETAERFQHSQVLSSTSFTSGQHSWEVDTQGSDDWIVGMGYASVKRKGDRSFIGQTNKSWGLDRKKEYCVIHDTKKTKLPGIIVSNRFRISLDYEGGQLSFYELCEPIRHLHTFTATFTEPLHAALGVFKGSVKITGLDME from the coding sequence ATGGCGTCTGCAGATGTGagaaaggagctgctggattgttctgtctgtctgaacatttatacGGATCCTGTAACCCTGAGATGtggacacaacttctgccgggtctgtatTGATCAGGTATTGGATACACAGGAAGGATCTGGAGtttattcctgtcctgaatgccGAGGAGAGTCTGTGGAGAGGCCTGTACTGATAAGGAACATAACTCTGTGTAACATTGTGGAGAGTTTCCTCTTTCCTCAGCCAACTCAGGATGAGACTGGAGTCTTCTGTACTTACTGTGTGGACTCTCCTGTACTGGCTGTTAAATCCTGTCTGATGTGTGAAGCTTCTTTATGTAATAAACACCTGAGAGTCCACAGCAAGGCACCTGAACATGTCATGACTGAACCCACCACCTCCCTGGAAAATAAAAAGTGCTCTGTCCATAAGAAGGTCCTGGAGTATTTCTGCATAAAGgactctgtctgtgtctgtgtgtcctGTAGGTTAGATGGAGAACATCAGGGACATCAGGTGGAGATACTGGATGAGGCctctgagaagaagaagaaaagactgAGAAATGTTCTGCAGGAGCTTATCACCAAGAGAGAGGAGACTGAGAGAAGAGTCCGGAGTCTACAGCAACACAGGGACAAGATACCAGGAAAATCAGCTCATGTAAAAGAAGTGGTCTCTGCCCTGGTCAGAGATATCATAGGACAGCTGGGAGACCTGGAAAGGAGGGTCCTGAGTGAGATCTCCAGGCAAGAAGAACAAATATCATTGTCATTTTCGGACCTTCTCCAGCACCTGAAATCAAAGACAGATGAAATGTCCAGGAGGATCCATCGCATTGAGGAGATGTGTAACATTACTGATCCACTGACTCTCTTACAGGATTCAGATGGAGTTGACTTTTGTAAAACCAAGGGAGATGATGAAGACATAGAGACACATAAAAAACTGCTCCACAGTGATGGTGAACTAGATGTGACTGCAATCTCACAGACATTACACACATTATCTGACATTGTAAGAAGGGTAAATAGAGGCATCTATGTTCAGGAAtctgcagacatattactggatgtaAACACGGCTGGTAATTGTCTACAGATATCAGGTGACTTGAAAACAGCATCCTACTCAAAGAACCAGAAACACCCAGAAACAGCAGAGAGATTTCAGCATTCTCAGGTATTAAGTAGCACAAGTTTTACCTCTGGCCAACATTCCTGGGAAGTGGACACCCAGGGATCAGATGACTGGATAGTGGGGATGGGTTATGCCAGTGTAAAGCGTAAAGGGGATCGGTCATTTATTGGACAAACTAACAAGTCATGGGGTTTGGACAGAAAAAAAGAATATTGTGTGATACacgatacaaaaaaaacaaagttaccTGGAATTATAGTCAGTAATAGATTTAGGATCTCTTTGGATTATGAGGGTGGGCAGCTATCCTTTTATGAGCTGTGTGAGCCAATcagacacctccacaccttcaccgCCACCTTCACTGAACCCCTTCATGCTGCGTTGGGGGTATTCAAAGGATCTGTGAAGATAACAGGGTTGGATATGGAGTAG